tacATAATGTATTTCTTATTGCTTGTCCAACCCCAGAACATTGGTTTAGACTTGCAACATTAACTTCAGAGACTAAGAATAAGAACAACAGCTCTGCTGCCCATCTACACTAAACAGCAAACGTCTGGATTGGAGGGACAATTTTACTAGAGATGTGTGGAAAAAGAAATTATACTTTTAAGTATCACGTTTCTTTTGTGTGATGGTCTTTTCAtgtgacacaaaaataaatttttattatttacatatgcTTGCAGTTCAGGCAGTAAAATTAAGTAGTTCGTCTATAATCCGACAGGAGGTGTGCtcaaaattatttacacactgGCAGGCAGATTATTTGcttaagtttgtttaaaattgtgatgtgatacagaatcacaatacaaaatgaATTTACACCTAATTGTGGTGATATTGTATCCCATTATTAATCCTTTTATGCAATATTGTGTAAGAGCTCAGGCCATAGTGTTCGTTGATTACATTAGCAATAAGACCCAATCACATCCAGtatgaacattttattttataaagttcCAGTTacataataaaacaacaatagTAGAAGAGTCATACAATAATCTCAATGATTATGCTTCTATTGTGGATAATGAATTATATTCAGGTtaatatagatttttatttacacatggAGAAAAGGTAAAGGCTATTAGTAATCCTTGAGCAGGATGCAATCAGACACTACAGAAACCTGtaaaagtggagaaaaaaatgcatagtAATGTATTCGTTCAGCATCATCTGGGTTAAATGGTTTGGCAGGTTActggagtatattttattataaggcTGATAGCTACATTCACAAACTGTCACTTACCAGTGTGAGGAACACGTCTGTATTTGCCTAGAAGACAGAGCTCTTTCTTCTTCTGCGTCACAATCACTTGGTCCTCAGGTCTCAAACCGGTCGGATGGCGGGAGAAGATGAAGGAGTAGCCATCCAAGCAGGTGCCATCTGTGTCCACCACTCTGCACGCATAATGCACAGCGTAGTTGTCATAATCGGTATCAACGACCCAGTGGTCGTCATCTGGTGCAACACAGAGACAAAAATTCAACCTTGAGCAAAGAATAAGGTTAAAGTACAAGGTTTCATTTTGCAGTGTGTATGCTGAATAGGGTATGAAAAGAATATCCTCCTATAACCAGACGCCCATAGAAATGtctgttaaattgtttttgATGTTTGCACATGAAGTGGACAGCTCTAGTTCCACTTACATCCACTCTGGAGATATGAAGCAGCACCCCAGTATTTTAGCTTGAACTTTGCAGGGTCTGGGGATTCATCAAAAGAGGCAAACATGTTGGCACATGTCTCCCAGTTGCTGAAATGTGAAAGAAGAAAGATAGAGTTGGGCTTGCAAGCGTGataaaatttgaaatttaatcAAGGAAAATGTTTTGAACTGACTTCAGAATGACGACTCTGCCGTAAGCAGTGGCTGTCATTCTGCCATCTTCCTCCACAGCATAATTGGCAACAACGTTATCCAGAAGGAAAAGTCCTGACGGGTCTTTTTTGGCTACAGCGTACCATGTTCCTTGGAACTGCAACACGCACAGTCAACTGTGACCACAGAATGGCAAAGCTCTAACGGAAATTTTACATTAAAGTGTAcagatttggggaaaaaaaaagaaatttgactTACCTTGTACTTGTCAAAGTCCTTTTTTACTGGGATGTCGCTAACTTGACAGTCCTGTGCCCAGCCTATGGCCAGGACACAAAGAGCAAAAGTGAGCCTCAGCATGTTGCTGTCTGTAGGACCTGCAAAACAGCACGAGGGTTACACTGACAGATTTTAGAAAGACAAAATTAAACTAACAAAATACACAGATCTCGCAAGTTCTTTCTGATTTGTTCAAACAGTAAAGTGAAGTAAAAGCCCAGATGTTTTCCAGATGTTTTCTGCAGATAATTAGACTACACCGTACCTTATGAGACGCAGTGGCAAGGTATCAGTGCAACACTGTTACAGACTGAGCTTATATAAGCTCTGAGTACAATTTCGCAATCCCACTCggggaatggaaaaaaaaaaccctttctcCAAGCATTTTCTTCattggacagattttttttgcataacgGCAAGACTCTCAAATATCCAGCAAATCTTGGTTTAGTCCCTCCCTAGAGAAATTGCATAACTGTGTTACAAAACATTAAAGGTAATAAATCATCAGGGAAAGAAATTTATATTAACTATGTACATATGATCTATATAATTATTACGTAATGTACTTCATAAACTTACAGTGAAgccaaatagtttttttttgtgttagtttTTTCCAGGAATAAACTTGAAAACTTGAAaacttaaaaagtaataaataaataacagggttctgctgtttttgtgctttttatttcactttaacaGACATCCCTATACTGTACGTACGTCCACATATAGCAGTCTCACAGACTTTGAAAGCTGGACCTGACTTACTAAGACTGCTCATGTGTACATATCAGCATATAGAATCACCAGCAGTCTCAACAGTACTgtgcatgtttttatatttgctgGAGGAAAACAACACTGGCTGCATGTTCTGACTTGTGCTGCTTCTTTCAATGCTTATTTTTACCACATTTTAAACAAGTCTTTCTCTCGTGCACTGGCCTGACTAAATACCAGATTTTAGTtaaagtgttacagtgttacagaaGATACATCCCAGGCAATTTTAGAAATATCTATCCAAAATATTTTAtcctgtaaatctgctttgcaacaatgtcattttttttttttttttttttttttttacaaataattgaTCATTTGCAacggcacagtggcatagtggtgaGCTCCAAGGTCTAGGGTCTAACtcttgagtttgcatgttttccacaatacttggtgggtttccttccacagtccaaagacatgcagacattTCCgaattccctgtagtgtgtgagtgagtgtggtgAGTGCACTCGGGTGTACCCCAAGTCCACcgcgataggctccaggccttctgcaaccatgtacagtataagcattaTATAGCATGGCTGAGTAAATAGCTTGTCTGCATGAACCATATCTAGCATAAAACAACCGTTCAAAATATGGGTACATTGTGTGTAGTTGATTCACACACCATGATGTTTTTGAGAGATGGAAGTGAACCAGAAACCCAAGAGGAAAACTTATCTGTTTTCAACAATCAcatggtttagtggttagctctgtggcTTTGCACCTCCTTGGTTGAGGGTTCAAGTCCTGCCTTTGACCTGTGTGCGTGGTGTTTGCAGGGGTATACTGAGTGGTTGCTGGGTTTTCTCCAGTTACTCTGGTTtctccccacagtccaaagacatgcagattaggctaactgatgttccaaattgcccgttgtttgtttgtgttgagagtgtaccccgcctagtgcccagagtcccctgggataggcttcaggcttaCCGTAACCCTGGACAGAATAATCTTTATacaaaatgagtgagtgagtgagacttCCTTAGCAAACACAGATTAATAGCCTCTTGAGACCCAAACGTCCACTTATAAGGACATGAAACTTGATCCCAACTACATTGTTTATTACACGTTCTGTAGAAATCTACAGATGTAGATGCCAAAATGACAACCCTTATAGTATACtagcatttttgttgctttggaTCTGGTGTGAACAGGAATACTGTAATCCCCCAATTTATCAATGGTTGGACAGATGGACTCCCCACAGGGGATATTTGGATGGTACATTGACACAACTGACAGACTGTGCATATGTGCATTCAAGATTTTATCAAGACTTCCAGCTGATCAGGGTACTATTGTTTTATATCATGGTTTATCATATTCATATGTGCTCCATTGTCATCAATATTGTGCTAGTGGTGCAAATATTCCAATATAATATTCTATAATCTACAAGCACAATATTGTTTGGTCTGGTTTATATGCTAGACCATTTTTGGTGGCTCCAGCCTGTAAACTTCAGTGTGTAACCAGTCACCTGTTGAAACCCCTTTTCATGTTCTACAGGGCCATAGTAGTAATCACTTCTTCCTTAATCCTGGATTTTCTTTGCCAAAGACCAAAGTTGCAAAGCCTTCTGCTGTCTGAATCTGGTCCATTATCTTCCTCCCACTCAAtatagagggagaaaaaaagactCGGTACCCTCTTTTAAATTCAGCAGCATAATGATGAGTCAGTCTTAATCTCTTCATCAGAAATAGACGCTTGGGACTGATTTGTAAGACAAAATGGCTAATTATAgcacacttcttttttttttaaatgtcacttcTCACTGCTCTGCTTAAGCCAACACAATACAGCGACAGTATTGGGAAGCTTCTTAAAAGACGGTCATGCAAATGAATAATGCTTATCATCAAAGCTGTTATTGTTTCTTCTATGATGAAGAACAGATTCTTAGATTGATTTATAGTTTTTGTCTAAATCCTGGTACCAATTCATAGCTGCTAGACTTACATAGGATGTTCTTGATTGCTCAGTTCAGGTATGTAATAGGCATGAGGGAGCATATAAGGATATAGATTATTAATAGTTAATCATTGTTTGatgtataatatatagtatCATGACATTTAGAGCACAAAACAAGCCACTGATTGGATTGTAGAATGTACAGTGATCAGTGTGGGGATTTGCAGGTTAAGAAAGCTTAGAAGGTTTAATGTTATGACGTCACCTTAATTAGCAGTCGCTTTGATCTCTTCAGCCTGTAAGCCTCCGTAGTCTTCCAGCTTGACTGAGGAGGCTAGGAGccttt
The DNA window shown above is from Clarias gariepinus isolate MV-2021 ecotype Netherlands chromosome 14, CGAR_prim_01v2, whole genome shotgun sequence and carries:
- the rbp4 gene encoding retinol-binding protein 4, whose protein sequence is MLRLTFALCVLAIGWAQDCQVSDIPVKKDFDKYKFQGTWYAVAKKDPSGLFLLDNVVANYAVEEDGRMTATAYGRVVILNNWETCANMFASFDESPDPAKFKLKYWGAASYLQSGYDDHWVVDTDYDNYAVHYACRVVDTDGTCLDGYSFIFSRHPTGLRPEDQVIVTQKKKELCLLGKYRRVPHTGFCSV